In Monodelphis domestica isolate mMonDom1 chromosome 4, mMonDom1.pri, whole genome shotgun sequence, one DNA window encodes the following:
- the LOC130454040 gene encoding death-associated protein 1-like gives MSSPTDEKVETRAGHPPAVKAGGMRIVQKHPHGGDAKEERDKDDQEWESTNPPKPTVYISSVIARGDKDVPPAAAQVAHQKPHPSMEKHPPRTTQHIQQPRKRGPAPVLPGRPSQRNRISLRFYIYKTTRKGSIFFLSISLEKFKTKQISSSLCLMFLCLLSKNRLDNHVSCLPKCKQHLNLIPP, from the coding sequence ATGTCTTCGCCTACTGACGAGAAAGTAGAGACTAGAGCTGGACACCCTCCTGCGGTAAAAGCTGGTGGAATGAGAATTGTGCAGAAACACCCTCATGGTGGAGATGCTAAAGAAGAGAGGGATAAAGATGATCAAGAATGGGAAAGTACCAACCCACCTAAACCAACTGTGTACATCTCTAGTGTTATTGCAAGGGGTGACAAAGACGTCCCCCCTGCGGCAGCTCAAGTGGCCCACCAGAAACCTCATCCCTCCATGGAAAAGCACCCTCCCAGGACAACACAGCACATCCAGCAGCCCCGCAAGAGAGGGCCTGCCCCAGTCCTGCCAGGCCGGCCCTCCCAGAGAAACAGGATTTCTCTtagattttacatttataaaacaacaagaaaaggttcaatttttttcctgtctatttctttagagaaatttaagacaaagcaaatCAGTAGCTCTCTTTGCCTTATGTTTCTTTGTTTACTGTCTAAAAATAGATTAGATAACCATGTATCTTGTTTACCTAAATGCAAACAACACTTGAATCTCATTCCCCCCTAA